A genomic window from Anticarsia gemmatalis isolate Benzon Research Colony breed Stoneville strain chromosome 6, ilAntGemm2 primary, whole genome shotgun sequence includes:
- the LOC142973822 gene encoding putative glutamate receptor: protein MDIVDELVLNNTELFINEDHAYQLGLLAAKIAFYNFEWRFMTLIMFNTVHAIGLQTFLMNYSQSVVVKLGKFVPKHRVAVPQFVIFGEEANDISKTIRWLVKAKYDSNAKFVIICASHTEECDEQKIFQTLLSTFVVNAIVLKTSNFEPKAYSYKIVSPNSCLNSIPYSVDLISDCHNDKCFVGLFPERLTNFYRCRLIMSTVEQPPFMYLHNGTRPPSGTDGDLMKLAADMLNATLVLKTPSDTNDWGHYSNNNWTGSLGEIYNGRVHASVCTAPLSSNKYGNFQISFTYNSMDMVWAAKLPPEKPPWEKLLHPLKFQVRIILLFTFIGVIFLNTLKETNMWRKVRRAFRMGPSKYNLLFYSWLLFLGMPIQRIPAKRSFRFAIYVWVWSCFIVRSAYQATLINSLKHSDYLDNLETFGEALSYGFPFGGLSSIRDYYYQDPDIYDHWIHMDLEQLYNTLDKILDGTTDFVMASNKEIIKYHLMKYNGTKQLQIIPEKIVNSPTVVYFKKFSPLTAPLSYVLRVAFEAGFVQRCNERYLHRGKDLFRRDRVQRPEPLTLYHFAGCFAVLIIGWLLSAIYFAVEYICGNLKEEE, encoded by the coding sequence atgGATATAGTTGACGAACTAGTTCTTAATAATACTGAATTGTTTATAAACGAAGACCATGCTTACCAACTCGGATTACTGGCGGCTAAGATTGCATTCTATAATTTTGAATGGCGATTCATGACCCTCATAATGTTCAATACGGTGCATGCGATCGGCTTGCAAACTTTCTTGATGAACTACAGCCAATCTGTCGTTGTGAAACTTGGAAAGTTTGTGCCCAAACATCGTGTTGCTGTTCCTCAGTTCGTGATATTTGGAGAAGAGGCAAATGATATATCAAAAACTATTCGTTGGCTCGTTAAAGCGAAGTACGATAGCAACGCCAAGTTTGTCATAATCTGTGCATCGCACACTGAAGAGTGTGATgaacagaaaatatttcaaacattgcTTTCCACTTTCGTCGTTAACGcgatagttttaaaaacatcgAATTTCGAGCCCAAAGCATACTCGTATAAAATAGTTTCACCGAACAGCTGTCTGAACAGTATACCATACAGCGTCGATTTAATATCCGACTGTCATAATGATAAATGCTTTGTTGGGCTTTTTCCAGAGAGATTAACTAATTTCTACCGATGCCGCCTCATCATGTCCACGGTGGAACAACCTCCGTTTATGTACCTTCATAACGGAACCAGACCGCCCTCGGGGACCGACGGTGACTTAATGAAGCTTGCAGCTGACATGTTAAACGCGACCCTAGTATTAAAAACTCCCAGTGATACTAACGATTGGGGTCATTACTCTAATAACAATTGGACAGGCTCACTAGGAGAAATATACAACGGCCGGGTCCATGCTTCCGTGTGCACGGCACCTCTAAGCTCAAATAAATATGgtaattttcaaatatctttcACGTATAATTCTATGGATATGGTGTGGGCGGCCAAACTACCTCCGGAAAAGCCGCCTTGGGAAAAACTTTTGCATCCCCTGAAATTTCAGGTaaggattatattattattcacctTTATCGGTGTTATTTTCCTGAATACCCTTAAAGAAACGAATATGTGGCGTAAAGTTAGAAGAGCTTTTCGGATGGGTCCATCGAAATATAAtctgttattttattcttgGCTCTTGTTTCTCGGCATGCCAATACAACGAATACCGGCGAAAAGAAGTTTTCGATTTGCTATTTATGTCTGGGTATGGAGCTGTTTTATCGTGAGAAGCGCTTACCAAGCCACCCTCATTAATTCTTTGAAACACTCTGATTATTTAGATAACCTCGAAACTTTCGGAGAAGCTCTTAGCTATGGCTTTCCTTTCGGTGGTTTGTCGTCCATCAGGGATTATTACTACCAAGATCCTGATATTTATGATCATTGGATACACATGGATTTGGAGCAATTATACAACACCCTTGACAAGATATTGGATGGAACTACAGATTTTGTTATGGCATCGAACAAAGAGATTATCAAATATCATCTTATGAAATACAATGGCACTAAGCAACTGCAGATCATTCCCGAAAAGATCGTGAATAGTCCTACTGTGGtatatttcaaaaagttttcaCCGTTGACGGCACCATTGAGCTATGTCCTTCGAGTGGCCTTTGAGGCTGGTTTTGTTCAACGATGTAACGAGCGATATTTACATCGCGGTAAAGATTTGTTTCGTCGAGACCGAGTTCAAAGACCTGAACCTTTAACTCTATACCATTTTGCTGGGTGCTTCGCTGTTCTGATAATTGGGTGGTTACTCTCAGCTATTTATTTTGCCGTAGAATATATTTGCGGAAACCTAAAAGAAGAGGAGTAA